The Eleginops maclovinus isolate JMC-PN-2008 ecotype Puerto Natales chromosome 10, JC_Emac_rtc_rv5, whole genome shotgun sequence nucleotide sequence CAGAGGCTGTGGGAAGATACATCTACTCCAAGGTAAGGACTGACACAGCATTATATAGTGCTTCACGGTGGACACTGGATGGTTTATTCCTAGTTATTTACTTTACACTTACACTATTCTTCTTTTGTTTCAGGTGCAGCAGAGAAGACAAGACTTGGAGCAGGTGTTGGGAATCCGTCTCACCTAAAGACATATAACAGAGATGTCATGGCCGGCTTCAGttaattcataaaatatatacTTGACTTAATCAAAATTGGAATTTGCTTGGAAATAAATAAGCTACTGTTGCagcttaaatgttcaaaaagccaTCCTCAATGACATGGTATATGGGAAACATATAGGatagtatttttaaatcaacaaagtATACTGGaccaaaataattaacatttccttacttctgtgtttactttttctgtcattttgaaCCTGTTCAAATAATCGTGCCTTTGTTTtgcaacatgttttgtttatggtACAATATGCTTCAAATGCTTTAAGCATTGGTGCTGTGTCGGTGTTTTTCACCCTCACATTGTGAGCTATTTTAGAAAGGTTGTCTGTTTACCATTTTAAAAGCCATAACCTTAAATGAGGaacaatgcaaaatatatgCATACTGAAAACAATGTACACCAGaaatatatgtacatatttcaaaagtgtgttttgaaaaCATTGGTTAATTCCCTTCAGAAAAACGTAGGACTTCTTACGTTGTTTCATGACTTGGATGGGAACTTTGAATGCCAACAATAATAATTTTAAGAGCTGTTTTTTGTTATACCGATGGATATgcaatttgaaataaaacatttatttgccTTCTAAAATAGGCAGACTTTTCAGGTAAGCTCTACTATGAGAAACTGTTAAGCTTATTTGAGTCCTCTCTGTCCAGCTGTTATTCATGAGCTCTCTTTGTATACTTTTTCGATGTTTACATGCTGTTCTGGTTTATTATTGGGGTTGTTGGGGTTATTGTTTAATGCCAGGAAAAGGAACTGTTGCCTTCTCTTTGGATTGAAGTGTTTCTTCTGGAAGATCCAAAAGGTTGACTGGTAAAATAGGAATGCAATTGTACTGTGCCAACTAAACAATGCATCAGATTGTTGAATATAGTTTGTAGTTTCTGAAAGTATCTTTTCATTGAAATGCAATTTTGTTAAGGTTTTGTATGAGGGTCTCTTTAAACATTCCATATTGCAGTATCTCTGTGCCATAAGTTGCTTTTTGAAAAATGCACTTCAAATTTGAGACATTGtgtacacatttttgtttgtactgcttcttttgtaaaatgtttgcatgttttgtaTCCATCAAAAGCCTTtatcatttatacatttttgatatttttcacaataaatatTCCTACCAATGTTTTGTGTTACAGTATTTATGTCCATTGGGTTATTCTAAATATTATTAATGGTATCGTCTTATATTCATATCTTTTACTGTGCAGCCTCAACTATATAATCAAAGTAAAGCTGGGCTCAGGACACGAGTGTGCATGTCAGGGCTGGTCTGAGGGCTCAGGTTACTCTGAAGAAGTTTCAACAGGTAAGGCTGGTCTTACCTGTCTTTTAGCGCTTAAATGGATTTCCCTCTCCTCAAATAACGGCCAACCCAAAAACATCCTGCACTCTTTGCAGAGCTGCGTCTCAGCTTGTAAAGTTGAAAAGGGAATTCAGCAAAGAAATGAGCAACGGTTTACATTGAATTACATTTGTCAAAATTAACCTTTGAACTCTTAAAAAATAAGATAATGTTGTAAGGCAttagattgttgttgttttttggacaGATTGTACTTTTGACAAATTCATGTTAACATTGCAAAATGCATACATTCCAAAACGCCGGAAGACAATTGACAGAAGGTGATTAAGAGCAGATCAAAAGAAAGAATATTTAAGGTTATGTGTAATTGTGtatttccaaacacacacaatcgtATGGCAAGTGAAAGGCTGTAGGTGGCGATGTGcgcatttatttaaaataaaatccacgAAGAAGAAGCCTTCCGGAAATACACTTCTCCTCAAGCGGAAGCAGAAAATTCCAAGATGGAGGTGGACGGACCTGATCATGTAGGTGTATTTTTTCTGCcgttttgttggttttattgttAATAAATGACTATGGGAACGTTATAATTATGTTTCGAGTCGAATAGTTTACCCTACACCGGCTGTAAAAAGGAAAGGCTGTGCGACTCTGCTGTAAATAGTGACATATCAGTTCTTTGGgaacaataaatgtgtgtagtATTCTGCCGGTTTGCTGTCTCATTGTAGCTAACTGTGCTAAAGTGCTAGCTGACGCTCACTGTCAGTTGACGTATAGCTAGCTTGAGTTTGTCTGAATGACTTGCAATAACGGCCTTCTTTGTTATAAACTATCAAATTGAACCGATGTTACATTCaatttaagttaaataataCTTTTAAGGATCGCAAATTGTCGGCTATACTACCTCATCTAAACACTATGCCGAGGCTagttagctaatgttagctgctAGCCTAACTTGATGTTGGTCAGCAGAACAAACTACCGTTATAGACAGGCAGGTAACAGTAACTTAAAGCTCACattatgaatgtatttaatttacaaactataactaaatgtttttgatatagtataatctttttttttaatcaactaaacACAACCAGACAAGTTTAAAGTGCTCACTGATGTTTATTACATTTGCGTGGTTAGAAAACAACTAGCATCTTTTCGAAAACATTTAGCTTATTCTACTAATTGAGAAATAATTGACCATCCTATAACGACTTGAAAGCAATTGGTAATTGTTCCAATTTCGTTACGTTATCTGGGTCTAGCTTCTAAAATTACAGCGTTTGTTAATATAGTTAATTGGACATCTTTAAGTCTTCTGCTGTTCTTATACAAACATCGATGActtcttattttactttttgcagACATAACGATTAACAGAAAATACTATATTGAACAGATAAGTttgatggtttttattttgacagatgGAGATGGGGGAGAGCAAAGGTGGCTCAGGGCTCCGGCAGTACTACTTGTCCAAGATAGAAGAGTTACAGGTAAGAAAACACGATATCGGCAAATGTTTAGTCCTTCATGTGACTTGGATTGCTCAGCTTTAATTTCTAACCACTGCTTTTTTTCTACAGTTGACAGTAAATGACAAGAGCCAGAATCTCAGACGTCTGCAGGCGCAGAGAAATGAGCTCAATGCCAAAGGTACACTGTTCTTTATcactgtttaaaaataatattatttattttaatcacatGAAATCATGTAAACCTTACAAATtggtgacattttatttttccatcttcCAGTGCGTCTTCTTCGTGAGGAACTGCAGTTATTACAGGAGCAGGGCTCCTATGTGGGGGAGGTGGTGAGGGTCATGGACAAAAAGAAAGTGCTGGTCAAGGTATGCTGTGTAATTGTGCTTTGTACCACACCTTATTTTGAGTACTAGTTGACAgcttaaagtaaaatgtccctTCATTATTTTCAGGTACACCCAGAAGGAAAATTTGTCGTGGATGTGGACAAGAACATTGACATCAATGATGtaagtttttttaatttgctttcCAATCAATGGTCGGTATTTGAATAGTTCACCCATTGTTGTCCTTCTGTTTTGCAATACAAACATGATGGCCTTTCACTTGTAGTTTTGATAGCATAAAACTAAATAGTAAATATTTCAAGCCATATTTTCATAGGAAGTCATATCACAAACATGAAACCTGCAGTGTTCAATCTTTCCTCTGTCGTTCCTCCACCAGGTGACTGCTAATTGCCGCGTGGCTCTGCGAAATGACAGCTACACCCTGCACAAGATCCTGCCCAACAAGGTGGACCCTCTGGTGTCCCTCATGATGGTGGAGAAGGTGCCGGACTCACTTATGAAATGATTGGTGGCCTGGATAAGCAGATCAAGGAGATCAAAGAAGTGATTGAGCTGCCTGTCAAGCACCCGGAGCTGTTTGAGGCTTTGGGCATCGCACAGCCTAAGGTGAGTGACttattcagtgtttctgtacTGATTCTTAAAGGGGACTTTCCTCTTTAAGAATCATTTCAGCTGTAGTCATATTTTATCTTCATCTGGCAGTGTACAAATAGTCCTGATTTCGTATTTGCTTTGAATGTGTGCAGGGAGTGCTGCTGTACGGCCCCCCAGGTACAGGGAAGACCCTGCTAGCCCGAGCTGTGGCCCACCACACTGACTGCACCTTCATCAGGGTGTCCGGCTCTGAGCTGGTCCAGAAGTTCATTGGAGAGGGTaagcttctttttatttttctattgacGACAATTTCAAGGCTTAAGCCCtcccattttattttgttgtaaaacTCTGTGGTTTTATAACCTTAACGTCTCCCTCTCTTGTGCCAGGTGCCCGCATGGTGCGTGAGCTCTTCGTCATGGCCAGAGAACATGCTCCCTCCATCATCTTCATGGACGAGATAGACTCCATCGGATCGTCTCGTCTGGAGGGCGGCTCAGGTGGTGACAGTGAGGTTCAGAGGACGATGCTGGAGCTGCTCAATCAGCTGGATGGCTTCGAGGCAACCAAAAACATCAAGGTAACACACATAGCTATTTAAataattccttttatttttttatttcatgaatgTGAGCAGTGTATTTATAAGCAGATAACAGGATTTTTATCTACCAACAACTATAAATCCTATGAGTACTTTTCCTTTTGAACTAGCATCCATTTATGGCAGTTTAATGGCAAGACCTCAAAGTTAAGGACAACTAAATCAATTAACACCTAGAATAGCTTATATCCGTTTAAATCTACATTAAAGTTTATATCCTGATTTTATAAAATTCTTTCACATACTAGATTAACTCAAATATTTATATCAATTTCTTTTCGCTCTCTCTCAGGTCATCATGGCCACCAACCGTATCGACATCCTGGACTCTGCTCTGCTCAGGCCAGGCAGGATCGACAGGAAGATTGAGTTCCCCCCTCCAAATGAAGAGGTAGGCACTTTCACAATACTGTTAATACACCGATGTCCTCATGCTTTaggtttccttttgttttcaaCATCTCTTTATTCTGCATCAATAGGCCCGATTGGACATCCTGAAGATCCACTCCAGGAAGATGAACTTGACACGTGGCATTAATCTGAGGAAGATCGCAGAGCTGATGCCTGGAGCCTCTGGTGCTGAGGTTAAGGTGAGAGTAAACCCACTTGATGGTAGCAGCTTGTCCATCAAATGAAgacctttttattaaatgatcttgtcttttattttttagggtGTGTGCACAGAGGCCGGGATGTACGctctgagagagaggagagttcACGTCAACCAGGAGGACTTTGAGATGGCTGTGGCAAAGGTTTGTGTAACATTTTTTTGAGAGCTTTCATACCCCTTGACTCACCACTGGCCCTGTAGCTACTTACTTTCAGTGACCACGTCAATGTCACAAATTAAATTCCTGGTAACAGGCAGCCGTCAACACAGGAGTAAtaacgttgttttttttactggtgTTATTCTTGATTGAGCGTGTCATGTCATTCCTTCTACCATATTTCTGCTTAACCCAAAAGCTGTTAATATACTACTAATACTGATCCCGCCTCTCTTCTTCAGGTGATGCAGAAAGACAGCGAGAAGAACATGTCCATCAAGAAGCTGTGGAAGTGAAAGGCCTTGTGTATTCATGCACACAATGCAAACACATAtgtatattttccttttgtttatggTTTGGTTTATAATTGTCATTCTAGAGTAAATGGTTTCCCCAAATACCAGATGGTccatggtttttatttttcagtaatCCATTATCACCAAATACAGTGTTTCTCCTAATACAGAGTTTTGTCAAAGCCAAGTTAGGTAACATCAAAACACTCTTCCTTTTACAATTATATCTGTTGTAAATGCTTTATGGCACTCCACAATATAGCTTCTCTTACAGTAGAAGTCTTACATGATTGGTCTTGGACTATGGCATTTTTGCGCATTGTATGTACTACATGCCTGTCAGAGGTGTTCTACTGAAATTTCACACTGAAGAATCGAAAACAGAAAGTTGTGCTTGATGGTTAGAACAACGAAATTGCAGCTACCGACGTCCCGCGGTTTAACCTGTCCTCCAAACACTGTGCTCCACTGATCTGACTTGAAACAGTCAGCTTGAGAAGGCTAGCTCCTCACCCAGGACACAGGCACCCACTGACGCTCCATCTGCACCCTCTCCAGGATGACCTGGAGCTCAGCTAAGGCACCGACCGGGTCTTCCTTCACCAAGACATAGTCCACCCAAGCGCCGTAGCACTCGTCCATCCGCTCTGCAGAGTGTTTCATTTCCTGTAGGTCGCACTCCTATTTGGCAAAAGGACGGAAAAGTGTTGATTCAGCCTTTTGATCACGGACACGTGTACATTAATAATGCAAAAGCCTTTAGTATGTCATTTGCCGTCAAAAGAAAGGTTGCATTTAGACTTCTCTGATGAAGCCGTGTTTAACTCACCGTGATCCCTGAGCTGAGGGAGGAACAGGAGCCATGTGGTTTCTTGATACTGCCATAGATGCGAGGCTTTACATAGATCACATAGGGTTTGAACTCAACAGTACGAAGAGTCTTCAATGCCTACATGTAGGGGGAAAACAAAGCATATGGTACTCTAAAACACAATCATCCAATAACTCAATACAGTTGTTTGCGAGGTATAAGTTCTAGTGAAATTATAACAGAGTGCCGTAATGTAATGTACGTTCATATCTGCACAATCTTAAAAGgcaaaaagttaaataaatgctgtcaactgaaaagtacaatattaagGCGACAATCTGGACATAGGAACATACAAGGTCTGCACATACTCCTGTAAAAGACCTTTCACTTTTAATGTTACAGGTAGCTGCAAGTAATGCAACTGTGCTGCACGAAGCCTTATACTAACCTCTGGTTGCACATCCACCAGACAGACCTTGTTTTGATCCAGCGTTCTGTTAATGGACTCCAAGCTGGTGCCGTACAGATTATCTTTATAGTCCCCGTATTCAATAAACCTGCAGAAATACAACAGCATCAGGAGTGAAGTAGACAAACACTTCATGCACTCAAAAGAATAGTATCCCAGTGTCCAATACTTACTTGCCATTCTGAATGTCGGCCTCGAAAGCTGCTTTTGTGATGAAGTGGTACTCCACTCCTTCTTTCTCGTGAGACTTCCTGGCTCGAGTGGTGTCTTCGGTCACACGTTCAAGAGCATCCAGCAGGGAGACAGGGTAGAGGAAAAGATAAGAACTGAACTTTTGTATGTTCTCAATATAAGTACATATTTAGAAAATACCTATGATGACATTTGATCAGACGAAGCATTCAGACCAAGGGAAGATTTTTAGGTAATCCTTGCCAATCAACACTTTATAATGCAGATATTTTTGACTAATCGTccttttatttgagttattacatttaatgtagtttaaaaaataaataaacattgacaaTGTCTGGAGCAGAGTAATAATAGAATCCAAGATGACAAATATTATCAGGTGAACCAAGTGCAAATGCAAAGTACACGTGGGATTGAAGTTGTTTTCTAAGGTTTGGATAATATAAAGGCAAAGAGACTCACGAGGCACAGCCAAACCAAATAGTCGAGGATTTCCAGCGATCACTTTCTGCTTGAGTTCCGTTATCCGTGCTCCCAGGGAACCTGTGACCAaatgaaaatatcaaataaataaatgtacagttaTTCAACACAATAAGGGGCTCTCTTAtctgatattgttttattgtatttctttgacTAGCAGGAGAATCCCTGCTTTTCTTGAACAGAGCAAGATGTCTGATTGCTTGTTCTTTCAACCTCTCACCTCACAGCGAACCTACCGATCAGCACGATGAGGCGAGGCCTTTCACCGGGGCGTGGCAGATATTGTGTTACTTCTTCATAGATCAGGAACTCTTTGTGATTGGTGTCTGGAGTTTGAGGTTCTCCTGGTGAACCCTGGCGATCTTTCCTGAGGCGGAAACTCCTGCGCAGGCTAGCTGCAgtcaaagaaatacaaatgtaagaTGGACAGACATACATATGctaaagttaacattttgatGTTAAGAAACATACGTTGCTAGTTTACCAAACAGCAGACTTTCAACAAAGTATTTCTCACTGATTCAAATTCAATCCCGTGCCTTACATCAAATAACACAGACACGCAGGACAACACCGTTAGAAATCAGGAAGAGTACCTGAGTAAAAATCCCATGAGAGAGCATGGCCACAGAAGGCGGGCGCTGCCTTACTCTTGGGAGAAACTACAGCTCATATTTAGACCATTTATTCGCCCAGATTAAATCTCATCCACAGAGAGAAGGTTGGAAGCCATGCATGCTGCGTCTACTGCCTCACCAAAAACCAACAAAGCACCTTTAGCATGTAGCATGAGAAAGCCATTTGAGAAGCACAGAGAGATATACGAGCTGCCACAAGAGGCCACAGAGACACTGCGAGAAGCTCAAAGGCTGTCGCGTTCTGCACAAAAAGCCAAACTAAAACAAGtccacacacagaaactgcTGAGCGAAGGGAATGAAGATACACCCACAACACACAGGTATCAATCCAGACatgtttctgcagaaaaatcTGTGACGACCAAAGCAGAAGTCCAGCAATGTTTCACATCTTTGTCCAGTTGTCTCACTGTAAAGGTAGCTtcttgtgttattattaaacTACTTTGGCCGTACTTAGGCACTAATAGTGCTTTGAGCTTACACCAATGATTAACAAATAATATATGAACAAAGCTGATATGCAAATAAAGTAAGTAATCAATTCTAAGAGTCTGGAGTGAAGCTTCGTATATGATTTTGGTTAGAGTCATCATTCAGATGATTAGATAAGATGTGAAAATAAAGTCCGAGCTGTGGCGAGGCTTTCAGGCCCAACAAATCCAAAGAAGCACTTTACGCCACGTTAAGCGAGACAGAAAAACTGTTGAAATGCTGACGGAAGTGAAGACACATGTAGATCAGGTAAAGTGAGGGGAACTAACAAATATTTCAGGAGACGTTCAACCTGGCGTTTAGTTCAAAGAATAGAGCATGCAGACTAAAGGCCTCACCGTCTTACTCACTCAATCAAAACCgaagtttatttgttttagcGTACTATGAACACTTCATAGTTCACTTCACACTCATCAAACCTTGAGAACCCTTGTCCTAAAGGATGGATTTTACACACAGACCGAGCAGAAATGTGATGTAGCAGTGATTAGTATACACTCGTAAATCATGCCTCCTCACCTACGTCCTTTCCATTCAGAGGGCCCTCACTTTCACTGTCTTCTGCAGGATGGCATGCAGGACGAAAAGacagggggagaggaggggaggttTATGTTAAGATTTTGAGGGTATGGCGGCAGCTGTAAAGTTGAACAATGGGGAAATTGTGGAGGTAAAGTGCAGCATCATTTTGTGTTTGGGGGACTTTTAGATGGGGCGCTGACCACACAGGAATGAGTGCTATTTTCTAATATGAAGTTTTGTCCACGTACCTCTCTCAGTCTGATCATCTGAGGTTAGCAATGCCAGCAATAACACAAAGCATATATAGAGTGACAGAATATTACAAATGCTATACTGTGTGTATCAACACTGCTGTACGTAAACTGTGAtctaaatgtatgtttcatttgtaaatgtcaTATCTAAACTGTATCCGAGCTGAGAAATACTTTACTATCTGCTCTACACGTGCTTTGCATATCATTATTAATCATTGTTACATTCagttcaaaaacacattatactgTCACATTTATACAACATCTTTTTAGAGAACTAACAAGACAAGAAGTGATTTTTCAAGCAGCCGTTGTTATCCAGActactttcatttcatttactttcGAATGGGATCAGGAAATGAAACAGTGgatgatgtatttctttaacaGATTAACCTCAGATCCgctgttctctttttttttaaatctctcttTCTGCATCTCTTTGGCAAAATTAGATTCGACAAGCAATATAAACTGTATCTGTGGTTCTAAGCCTATTGTACATTTATGGTTACACTGTAGGTTACGGGAGATCATTTGTGATCCACTGAAGAGAAACAGGCTTACACGCAGGAGCTTTGGGGGACATAGGGGCAGGAAAAGAGCCTATTTTCATCCTGTACCTCAGGCGCCTGGAAGGAAgaaaacaatagaaaaagaTTTGTTTGTCAGATATTTTCAGATCCTAGACTTAAAGGCATTATCAGTTATTTATTGAGATGATGAATACCTCTCCTGAAACTGTTTAGAGGGGATGAGAGCAGCGCGCAGGTTACAGTCACCCATCCTCTTGGCCTGCCACCAGGTGGCGTCTTCCTGACTCACTACCTGAAGAATGTCCCCCCTCTTGAAAGGAAGTCCCGCCTCCTGGCACGGCGTGGCCTTGTCCTCATAGGGCGTGTAGTCAAACAATGCCCGAAGGTAGACCTTTTAGGAGCAGGAATATGACAAGGGTACGTTCAATGaattcatatttgcatttgatGGGAAGTATAGATGGATATGTAGATTTAGGCTGCAGATAAATGAGTCCTCACCCTGCTTTCCTTCAGCTTGTCTTCTTCTGCAACAGCTGGAATGATCTTCAGGGTGATGGAGCCTTGTGACTGGGactgatcaaaaacaaaacagcatgaATTAATTATGAATAATCCTGTAGTACAGCATGAGATGATATGACCAAAagcgctttttttttttttccattaccAGAATCTGACTAATTTCCTCTGGCTTTTTGTTGGTGATCAGGTTTCCATTGACCTCTCGAAGCTCATCTCCTATGTGCACCAGccctggaaacacaaacacagcacacTGAAAAACAAGTCAGCTGAAAACAAGCCTACCAGCCAAGCAAAATACAGCAAACAAGATCCCAGTATCTGGAGTGAAAGTACTTTTAGAGTTTGAGGCTCTGATATGAACAACAAATCACACCGTTGTCTGTTGGCATGAAGTTAAAACATCTCCATGGCTACAGGCCGAGCAACCCTCATTTGTAATCTCGAAAATGTGCAATCATGTGGCACTAATCTCAAGGATTTGTTCTCTGTTGACAGTTCATAGGGGTTGTACAACTTAATCTTCTCACTTCTCTGTCAGTGTTAGCAGACACAAGGAAGTCCTGCGGCGTAGGACGTGTTTAGAGAAATAACaacatattattaaaatgtgcGACCCTGGGAACCCTGTTGGACTCACCACTGCGGTCGGCTGCCCCTCCCCTCATGATTCTGGCCACAATTACAGCTCCTGTCACCTCGTCTCTCCGGATGGTCGCTCCCTGATGGAAAAGAAGCAACGATTAATCAGACTCGGCTGTATGTCATCTCCAGTTCACTGAGCCGACACAATCCTTTGGTAGACGGGTGAAAGCTACTCCTCAAGTGCACATTGTTGGCAGGAATGATCCATAACCGGTTTGACTAAATGCCAAAACCGTGTCACTGAACGTTTTTGATACTTGATCATCCAGATCACATCCCTGTCTGTGCTTGAGTTTAGCTGGCTACACTCACAAAGGAGGGTTCCGGTTGCTTAACCCATTTGAAAAAccgacaaaacaaaaacataaaatgggaAAATTGCAGTTTTTTAGGTTCGATGGATTTTTTGTCCTTTACTGTTGTTccttataaatgtgttttttattgcgctacacagacacacactcactcaaagGGGTTTTAAAGCCCCAAAGCTGCTCCATTAAAGTAAATTGAGCTTTTAAAGGCACACTTGAGGGCTCAGATAtaaaaagggaaggaagagCTGTCATTTTGTCATATCCTCCGGTGCGAGTATGCATTCACCAGCGGCTCTTTGTTCTTCACCAGACGCACAATCTTGACCGACTCTTCCTGCAGGTCGTCGTCAATATCTTCTGGCAGTGGCGGCAGCACCGGATCAAAGTTCTTTTGGGCCACTGTGTCGTGGGCTGACAGCACCGCCTTTACGAAGACCATCAcagaaaagtaacattttagaGCCTGAACTACAACATAAAGCAAATAACACACCAAAGCAAAAAAATGGCATgctgaaaaaaactaaagaagcaGGAGTTACATATCCTACACTGGCTGGATTGCTATTGGTTTCACAGATGTCATCTCTTTCCAATCCCCATAAGGCCAATACGATTGaaataatcatttgaaataatcaATTGATACTGGTGTTGTGTAGGACATGATCAAGTTAGAGGAAAATCGGAGCAGCTCAGGCTGAAAGCACAGAAGCCCAGCACAATGTGATGATATCAAAAAAGACGCTGTCGTACATTACATTGTTAATGTGTGAGCAAGGAaactcaatgtgtgtgtgtgtacctttagGTGAGGAGTGCTCAGCAGGAGAAGCAACTCTTTCTCATCGCCCTCCAGTGGACCGTTCTGAAGCTCTTCTGCCAGCTGACGATATGAATGAGAAAAAcactgctttaaatatttcacaatgCTGTGCCAAATCTTCtcatgaaacacatttccttaaGAGGATTGCCTGTGCTGAGATGGATggtgaatgtttatttttacttggcATTTAATTGCAAAGGTCAGTATTAGTTTGGCTGTGAAATATTGATGAAAGATCGCACGTACATCCTCGGCCAGACAGGTGGCGCTGTGAAGCACTGGAGTCGGGCtctgtttctcatactgcttcAGTTTGTCATGAATCTGGGACGTACATCACACAAAAGTATATTCAGATACACACATCTTAGGTTAAAACAAAGCCACAGTAGTTCATACATATCTGCTATACCTTCATGAGGTAACTGAGACTCTTCTCACTGAAGACATTTTTGAGGAAGACCATGTCCTCTTTCTGGTTGGCATCAGGGTGGAGCTGAGAGGTGAGCAGGGCCAGAGTCTCATGCAGCCCTATGgatcagaaaaacacactgtcacacattCCAAAAACCCATTCTCTAACAAGAGCTACTGAAAAAATAAGCTTCTCTCATTAGAAATgtatcacaaagtcattttttgtattgtaaaatcTCTTTGGAATATTGCATGCATTTTAAATCTTCTTTAGGGATCATATGAATATGAGTAGACATCAAGAACACATATCTTGTTTTGATACGGTTCCATTAAAGCAATAGCGGATGAACACAGCTGAAAAACTAATGCTGTGTGGATTGACATTTAAATCCAAGCCCTCAT carries:
- the psmc5 gene encoding LOW QUALITY PROTEIN: 26S proteasome regulatory subunit 8 (The sequence of the model RefSeq protein was modified relative to this genomic sequence to represent the inferred CDS: inserted 1 base in 1 codon); the protein is MEVDGPDHMEMGESKGGSGLRQYYLSKIEELQLTVNDKSQNLRRLQAQRNELNAKVRLLREELQLLQEQGSYVGEVVRVMDKKKVLVKVHPEGKFVVDVDKNIDINDVTANCRVALRNDSYTLHKILPNKVDPLVSLMMVEKVPDXTYEMIGGLDKQIKEIKEVIELPVKHPELFEALGIAQPKGVLLYGPPGTGKTLLARAVAHHTDCTFIRVSGSELVQKFIGEGARMVRELFVMAREHAPSIIFMDEIDSIGSSRLEGGSGGDSEVQRTMLELLNQLDGFEATKNIKVIMATNRIDILDSALLRPGRIDRKIEFPPPNEEARLDILKIHSRKMNLTRGINLRKIAELMPGASGAEVKGVCTEAGMYALRERRVHVNQEDFEMAVAKVMQKDSEKNMSIKKLWK
- the LOC134871378 gene encoding MAGUK p55 subfamily member 3-like isoform X2, translated to MIEAMPIVSANTGLHETLALLTSQLHPDANQKEDMVFLKNVFSEKSLSYLMKIHDKLKQYEKQSPTPVLHSATCLAEDLAEELQNGPLEGDEKELLLLLSTPHLKAVLSAHDTVAQKNFDPVLPPLPEDIDDDLQEESVKIVRLVKNKEPLGATIRRDEVTGAVIVARIMRGGAADRSGLVHIGDELREVNGNLITNKKPEEISQILSQSQGSITLKIIPAVAEEDKLKESRVYLRALFDYTPYEDKATPCQEAGLPFKRGDILQVVSQEDATWWQAKRMGDCNLRAALIPSKQFQERRLRYRMKIGSFPAPMSPKAPASSLRRSFRLRKDRQGSPGEPQTPDTNHKEFLIYEEVTQYLPRPGERPRLIVLIGSLGARITELKQKVIAGNPRLFGLAVPHTTRARKSHEKEGVEYHFITKAAFEADIQNGKFIEYGDYKDNLYGTSLESINRTLDQNKVCLVDVQPEALKTLRTVEFKPYVIYVKPRIYGSIKKPHGSCSSLSSGITECDLQEMKHSAERMDECYGAWVDYVLVKEDPVGALAELQVILERVQMERQWVPVSWVRS
- the LOC134871378 gene encoding MAGUK p55 subfamily member 3-like isoform X1, which produces MIEAMPIVSANTGLHETLALLTSQLHPDANQKEDMVFLKNVFSEKSLSYLMKIHDKLKQYEKQSPTPVLHSATCLAEDLAEELQNGPLEGDEKELLLLLSTPHLKAVLSAHDTVAQKNFDPVLPPLPEDIDDDLQEESVKIVRLVKNKEPLGATIRRDEVTGAVIVARIMRGGAADRSGLVHIGDELREVNGNLITNKKPEEISQILSQSQGSITLKIIPAVAEEDKLKESRVYLRALFDYTPYEDKATPCQEAGLPFKRGDILQVVSQEDATWWQAKRMGDCNLRAALIPSKQFQERRLRYRMKIGSFPAPMSPKAPAYDQTEREDSESEGPLNGKDVASLRRSFRLRKDRQGSPGEPQTPDTNHKEFLIYEEVTQYLPRPGERPRLIVLIGSLGARITELKQKVIAGNPRLFGLAVPHTTRARKSHEKEGVEYHFITKAAFEADIQNGKFIEYGDYKDNLYGTSLESINRTLDQNKVCLVDVQPEALKTLRTVEFKPYVIYVKPRIYGSIKKPHGSCSSLSSGITECDLQEMKHSAERMDECYGAWVDYVLVKEDPVGALAELQVILERVQMERQWVPVSWVRS
- the LOC134871378 gene encoding MAGUK p55 subfamily member 3-like isoform X3, which gives rise to MIEAMPIVSANTGLHETLALLTSQLHPDANQKEDMVFLKNVFSEKSLSYLMKLAEELQNGPLEGDEKELLLLLSTPHLKAVLSAHDTVAQKNFDPVLPPLPEDIDDDLQEESVKIVRLVKNKEPLGATIRRDEVTGAVIVARIMRGGAADRSGLVHIGDELREVNGNLITNKKPEEISQILSQSQGSITLKIIPAVAEEDKLKESRVYLRALFDYTPYEDKATPCQEAGLPFKRGDILQVVSQEDATWWQAKRMGDCNLRAALIPSKQFQERRLRYRMKIGSFPAPMSPKAPAYDQTEREDSESEGPLNGKDVASLRRSFRLRKDRQGSPGEPQTPDTNHKEFLIYEEVTQYLPRPGERPRLIVLIGSLGARITELKQKVIAGNPRLFGLAVPHTTRARKSHEKEGVEYHFITKAAFEADIQNGKFIEYGDYKDNLYGTSLESINRTLDQNKVCLVDVQPEALKTLRTVEFKPYVIYVKPRIYGSIKKPHGSCSSLSSGITECDLQEMKHSAERMDECYGAWVDYVLVKEDPVGALAELQVILERVQMERQWVPVSWVRS